The genomic interval ACATGCAACAAGGTACAGTAAAATGGTTTAACGCTGATAAAGGTTTCGGTTTCATTGAAGTTGAAGGTGGAGATGATGTATTCGTACATTTCTCAGCTATCCAAGGCGAAGGATACAAATCTTTAGAAGAAGGCCAAAAAGTAACGTTTGAAGTTGAACAAGGTCAACGTGGACCTCAAGCAACTAACGTAAACAAAGCATAATTGATCAAAGGACTCTATTATAGAGTCCTTTTTATTTTTTATAATGAAAACTACACCCCACTCTATTATGAATGGGGTAAATTTTGTTTATTTGTAACATATGCTTATGTCTTCTACAGGCTGTGATATTCAATAATAAAAACACTTTTATGTTTTGTTATCCTTTCTTTATCATCCATCATTTCTCTCCATATGTTGTCTCAAGTATCTCTTTAATTTTACGTAAGTCTTTCTTATTTGCCCTTGTCATCATTGTCGACATGAAGGGAGCAAACAGCGCTGAAAAACCTGAGGGATTCCCTTTATTTCGTAAAGTCATTCGTGTTAAATTGTCCTCAATCACTTCCCATGTATAGGTAGTTTCCATTGGAAATGGCCCATCGGCTGTTCTCATGACAAGTTTTTGCCCTTTTATAAATTCGACAATTTCATATACATACGCAAGTTCTCGCCCTAAGAATTTTGCCTTAAAAGCAATACGTGAACCAATTGATAGCGGTTTTGGTGTTTGCCATTCAGCTGAATGAATATTAACATACCACTTAGGTGCATTGTCAGGATTTGCTGCGTATTCTGACACTTTGTCAAGTGAGCATCGAATATTTGTTTCTGTCATAACGTCTACCATCTACTACCTCCAGCTGATTTTTATTAATAAAATGCTAATTATATCTATTATAACCATATTTTTGAATGTTGTATTTAATTATGGGGAATGTATATAAATCAAGAATTTAACTACTATTTTTGATTTTATTCGTTTATTAATGTGCAAAAAATTTCCCGCTAACACTTTTCACAAGCTTTTTATTGAGGGTATACACACAAATAAATCAAACGATGAATATCAAAAATAACCATTCAAATCCATTGACAATTCCAATTATCCCGATTAATATAGTATGAAATAATATCTCTTATCCAGAGAGGTGGAGGAACTGGTCCTAAGAAACCTCAGCAACCACAGTTTAATCCTGTACGGTGCTAATTCCAGAAGAGCTTAGCTTTTGAAGATAAGAAAGGAGAATGTTTATGAGCATTCAAGAAGATAACGTATTAGTAAATGATTTTTTAGATTTATATCTTTATGCAGGAAAAATCGGAGATCCATTGTGGCAAGAAGAAATTATTGAAAATCTCAAGATTATTTATTATAAAAAAACAGAGCAAATTAGCTTTATTACAAGTCAAACTTCATAGACTATATAGCGGGATAATCGGCGTTTTCAGAGTAAAGACATACCCCTTTTTTCAAAAAAAATTTGAAAAAGGGGTATTTTTTTATTTATTAATCTATGAATCCTTTAAGCTTTTTCTTTCATTCCAACCATCATATTCATCATAGAGGACAT from Metabacillus sediminilitoris carries:
- a CDS encoding cold-shock protein, whose amino-acid sequence is MQQGTVKWFNADKGFGFIEVEGGDDVFVHFSAIQGEGYKSLEEGQKVTFEVEQGQRGPQATNVNKA
- a CDS encoding SRPBCC family protein, which translates into the protein MVDVMTETNIRCSLDKVSEYAANPDNAPKWYVNIHSAEWQTPKPLSIGSRIAFKAKFLGRELAYVYEIVEFIKGQKLVMRTADGPFPMETTYTWEVIEDNLTRMTLRNKGNPSGFSALFAPFMSTMMTRANKKDLRKIKEILETTYGEK